The following proteins are co-located in the Candidatus Delongbacteria bacterium genome:
- the aspA gene encoding aspartate ammonia-lyase has translation MERSLIINFLEKVEILKDLNREELMLLYSKMNVRNVQSTETLFSENTPRKAMYFIYNGSVILFKKTPYGEEKILSMFTRYDFLGEGSLVEDSPHSTSSRALLDSVILELKADDVKEIFNAHGEMAVKVYSRMSRIVTRRLGQTNTRIVNSSAQYESGRTREEHDLLGYRNVPHEYYYGIQTLRALENFNISGVILGAYPDIVVSLAQVKKGAAIANNNLGLMDDEITEAIKKACDEIINNKFHGHFVVDMIQGGAGTSTNMNANEVIANRALEHLGHEKGEYQYCHPNNHVNLSQSTNDAYPTAVKIALIRANKKLITVLKELIASFRKKSIEFKDVIKMGRTQLQDAVPMTLGQSFEAYADTFEYEIERLTQNAKLFHEINMGATAIGTGINADPDYADEVTKALSDVTGEELTLAKNLVEATQDTAVFIMYSSVVKRLAVKLSKVCNDIRLLSSGPRCGLNEINIPKMQPGSSIMPGKVNPVIPEVVNQIAFKVIGNDLTVTLAVEAGQLELNVMEPVIVQSLFESIEMLKNGMNTLIHRCINGITANREHCKDMVLNSIGLVTALNPYLGYENSTIVAKEALETGRGIYELVIEKGMMDKETLDDILKPENMVKPRKFKK, from the coding sequence ATGGAAAGATCCCTGATTATCAATTTTCTTGAAAAAGTGGAAATACTGAAAGATTTGAACAGAGAAGAGTTAATGCTTCTTTATTCAAAAATGAACGTCAGGAATGTGCAATCTACAGAAACTCTTTTCTCGGAAAATACTCCAAGAAAAGCCATGTATTTCATTTACAATGGAAGTGTAATTCTTTTTAAAAAAACTCCTTATGGAGAAGAAAAGATTCTTTCCATGTTTACCAGATACGATTTTTTGGGTGAAGGTTCTCTAGTGGAAGATTCTCCCCACTCGACATCATCACGAGCTCTCCTTGATTCCGTAATATTGGAGTTAAAAGCAGATGATGTTAAAGAGATTTTTAACGCTCATGGTGAAATGGCTGTTAAAGTTTACTCAAGAATGAGTAGAATTGTAACACGTCGACTGGGTCAAACTAACACAAGGATTGTAAACTCTTCTGCACAATATGAATCTGGACGAACAAGAGAAGAGCATGATCTACTTGGCTACAGAAATGTCCCTCATGAATACTACTATGGTATTCAAACTTTACGTGCACTAGAGAATTTTAATATTAGCGGTGTAATTTTGGGAGCTTATCCAGATATCGTTGTGTCATTGGCTCAGGTAAAAAAAGGGGCTGCAATAGCAAATAATAATCTTGGACTTATGGATGATGAGATAACCGAAGCAATTAAAAAAGCATGTGACGAGATAATAAACAATAAGTTCCATGGTCATTTTGTTGTTGATATGATTCAAGGGGGTGCAGGAACTTCCACTAATATGAACGCTAATGAAGTGATCGCGAATAGAGCATTGGAACATCTGGGTCATGAAAAAGGAGAATATCAATATTGCCATCCAAATAATCATGTTAATCTTTCCCAATCAACTAATGATGCTTACCCAACTGCTGTAAAAATAGCCCTTATAAGAGCAAATAAAAAATTGATTACAGTTTTAAAAGAGCTAATTGCTTCGTTTAGGAAAAAATCTATTGAATTTAAAGATGTAATAAAGATGGGTAGAACACAACTTCAGGATGCTGTCCCAATGACTTTAGGACAAAGTTTTGAGGCTTATGCAGATACTTTTGAATATGAGATAGAAAGACTTACTCAGAATGCAAAACTTTTCCATGAAATAAATATGGGTGCAACAGCAATAGGTACAGGTATAAATGCGGACCCTGATTATGCTGATGAAGTTACAAAAGCTCTTTCTGATGTTACAGGAGAAGAGCTTACTCTTGCAAAAAACCTTGTTGAGGCAACTCAAGATACTGCTGTTTTCATAATGTATTCTTCTGTCGTTAAAAGACTTGCAGTGAAATTATCAAAAGTTTGTAATGATATAAGACTTCTTTCATCTGGACCACGTTGTGGATTAAATGAAATAAATATTCCAAAAATGCAACCAGGTTCTTCAATTATGCCTGGTAAAGTTAACCCCGTAATTCCTGAAGTAGTAAATCAGATTGCTTTTAAGGTAATTGGAAATGATCTGACGGTCACATTGGCTGTTGAAGCTGGTCAATTGGAACTAAATGTTATGGAACCAGTAATCGTCCAAAGTCTTTTTGAGTCTATAGAGATGCTGAAAAATGGGATGAACACTCTAATTCACAGATGTATAAATGGAATTACTGCCAATAGAGAGCATTGTAAAGATATGGTGCTGAACAGTATCGGTCTTGTGACAGCATTAAATCCATATCTTGGATATGAGAATA
- a CDS encoding cupin domain-containing protein — MMVKVIKPEEKFLESKNVKNWPIWEKENSVFDWYYDSVEECYILDGEVEVSYNEKTVFISSGDFVIFEKGLECTWKILRPVRKHYNFIN; from the coding sequence ATCATGGTAAAAGTTATAAAACCAGAAGAAAAGTTTCTGGAATCAAAAAATGTTAAAAACTGGCCAATATGGGAAAAAGAGAATTCTGTTTTTGACTGGTACTATGACTCGGTTGAAGAGTGTTATATTCTGGACGGTGAAGTTGAAGTAAGCTATAACGAAAAAACTGTTTTTATTAGCTCAGGTGATTTCGTAATATTTGAAAAAGGTCTTGAATGTACATGGAAAATATTAAGACCAGTTAGAAAGCATTATAATTTTATAAATTAG